One stretch of Spirochaetota bacterium DNA includes these proteins:
- a CDS encoding aminopeptidase, with amino-acid sequence MNNKETKNEEKSYYEKLNEELSYKSKNFWEVKEDVEIKKAFELSEDYKRFLSECKTEREVVNYFLNILKKKSYINIEDENIQLKKGDGFYLNIINKALIIGRVGEEDFENGLNIIAAHNDVPRLDLKQNPLYEDSELALLRTHYYGGIKKYQWLNIPLALHGIVFLENGKSVEITIGEKENDPVFVISDLLPHLAQKVQGEKKLLNGIEGENLILIAGNIPIKDKKIKEKVKLNILEKLNKDYGIKEEDFISAEIEVVPALKAYDVGFDRSLIGGYGHDDRVCSYLACKSLIESNKVKKISIALLLDKEEIGSSGMTGADSMILYHLYSILAKVFKKDSPYSISKALRKSYCISSDVSAAFDPLYKSVFDQQNTPYLSHGVSLLKYTGSGGKSASNDADPEFFAKLRNLLNKNNILWQYATLGKVDEGGGGTVAKYISFFGISTIDAGVPVLGMHAPFEIISKADLYETFSFYKMFYEEFN; translated from the coding sequence ATGAATAATAAAGAAACTAAAAATGAGGAAAAATCTTATTATGAAAAACTTAATGAGGAATTGTCTTATAAATCTAAAAATTTTTGGGAAGTTAAAGAAGATGTAGAAATAAAAAAAGCTTTTGAACTTTCAGAAGATTATAAAAGATTTCTTTCTGAATGTAAAACTGAACGAGAGGTGGTTAACTATTTTCTAAATATTTTGAAAAAAAAATCTTACATTAACATTGAAGATGAGAATATCCAACTAAAAAAAGGAGATGGTTTTTATTTAAATATTATAAATAAAGCTTTAATAATAGGAAGAGTAGGGGAAGAGGACTTTGAAAATGGGTTAAATATAATAGCTGCACACAATGATGTTCCAAGACTTGATCTTAAACAGAATCCTTTATATGAAGATAGTGAACTTGCTTTATTGAGAACTCATTATTATGGAGGTATTAAAAAATACCAATGGTTAAATATTCCACTTGCTTTGCATGGAATAGTATTTTTAGAGAATGGTAAATCTGTAGAAATTACTATTGGTGAAAAAGAAAATGATCCTGTTTTTGTAATATCTGATCTTCTTCCACATTTAGCACAAAAGGTTCAAGGTGAAAAAAAATTACTAAATGGTATAGAAGGAGAAAATTTAATACTAATTGCTGGCAATATTCCAATAAAAGATAAAAAGATTAAAGAAAAAGTAAAATTAAATATACTTGAAAAATTAAATAAAGATTATGGTATTAAAGAAGAGGATTTTATATCTGCTGAAATAGAAGTTGTTCCAGCTCTAAAAGCTTATGATGTCGGGTTTGACAGAAGTTTAATAGGTGGTTATGGGCATGATGATAGAGTTTGTTCATATCTTGCTTGTAAGTCTTTAATCGAATCAAATAAAGTTAAAAAAATATCAATAGCTTTGTTACTTGATAAGGAAGAGATCGGCTCCAGTGGTATGACTGGTGCTGATTCTATGATTTTATACCATCTTTATTCTATATTGGCAAAGGTATTTAAAAAAGATTCACCATACAGTATAAGCAAAGCATTAAGAAAATCTTATTGCATTTCTTCAGATGTTTCAGCAGCCTTTGATCCATTATATAAATCTGTTTTTGATCAACAAAATACTCCTTATTTGTCTCATGGGGTATCTTTGCTTAAATATACTGGTTCAGGAGGTAAAAGTGCATCAAACGATGCAGATCCTGAGTTTTTTGCAAAGTTAAGAAATTTATTGAATAAAAATAATATTTTATGGCAATATGCAACTTTAGGAAAGGTTGATGAAGGTGGTGGTGGCACTGTAGCAAAATATATATCTTTTTTTGGAATTTCAACTATTGATGCTGGTGTTCCAGTTCTAGGAATGCATGCTCCGTTTGAAATTATTTCTAAAGCAGATTTATATGAAACATTTAGTTTTTATAAAATGTTTTATGAAGAATTTAATTAG
- the dnaE gene encoding DNA polymerase III subunit alpha: protein MITTPFIHLHNHTEFSLLDGACKVKKLVKKTIDFGMPGVAITDHGNIFGAIKFYEECKSVGIKPIIGQEFYISENSRFDKSKDNKTFHLVLIALDKEGYKNLIKLSSLAYIEGFYKKPRIDIELLKKYNKGLICLTACLLGEVPYYAKIAYENKNYENKLKNVISKYLDIFGNERFFLELMDHGIEDQIKIGKKFLEISEIYGLNMVITNDNHFISKEESSFHDLMLAVQTQDNINNKDRFKFESDQMYFKSYEEMKNIFNFLPDNVKNEAFKNTIKIFEMVNLELEFGKYFLPDFKVPENLSQKEYLRKIAEDGLKKKYKEITDEIRNRFEYEFSVIEKMGFIGYFLIVWDIIKWSKDHGILVGPGRGSAGGSILAYALDITDIDPIKYNLLFERFLNPDRISMPDIDIDIQDTKRDKVIQHLKDLYGENHVCNINALNKLKAKNAIRDAARALGYSAEESLYITKLMGDDDLSTEYELNEQFRNYIDKDEKNKNLFENAKFLENQYRQTSLHAAGVVITPDEITELIPVYVSSQEQKIIASQYDKDDLEKLGFLKMDILGLGNLTIIEETIKNIKINKNKNIVLSEINLNDEKTFNLLKEGNTIGVFQFESTGMIKLLKKLKPDSIEDISVALALYRPGPIKSGYLDMYIERKHDKSKIEYPFESLKSVLQETYGILVYQEQIMKTAMILSGFTGGQADILRKAIGKKQGTLIEKLKKDFIEGAVKNGYLRDKVEKLYNDIENFASYCFNKSHSVAYAHISYITAYLKANYPLEYMTAILNYNLGIKIEDFKIYLEDTKLQNIKILEPDINKSDIIFKIEGKNIRYGLSAIKGVGEAVAQYIIEEREKNGLYKNFIDFIKRVNKSKVNKKVLETLISIGSFDFCNIRREILLEILPEILEYFEKNESEKNDLFTSIDINKDEIFFKNLVNSYKNKVKLWDQQKFFEIQLEYLGDFITISPFDNYLREIFYYNSYEIDELIYDENYNNKKIQMIGYIEKIQRKKNKDNKEFFIVFVNFYFFKTNIFVFQNGDNSTYNKIKELEKENDYSLWNFEINIKRIPERKEAMLILSNIHDKDSIIKAPLKKIKILIDKNFEEMDIKKIKTIIKENPGKTEVYLKVENEIGILKLNNSFDDSKISLFENIKSIKELIKS, encoded by the coding sequence ATGATAACTACTCCTTTTATTCACCTACATAATCATACTGAATTTTCTCTACTTGATGGTGCTTGTAAAGTTAAAAAACTTGTTAAAAAAACTATTGATTTTGGCATGCCTGGAGTAGCAATTACTGATCATGGTAATATTTTTGGAGCTATAAAATTCTACGAAGAATGTAAATCAGTTGGAATTAAACCTATAATTGGTCAAGAGTTTTACATTTCAGAAAATTCAAGGTTTGACAAATCAAAAGACAATAAAACATTTCATTTAGTATTAATTGCATTAGATAAAGAAGGGTATAAAAATTTAATTAAGTTATCATCTTTAGCTTATATTGAAGGATTTTATAAAAAACCTAGAATAGATATAGAATTACTTAAAAAATATAATAAAGGTCTTATATGCTTAACTGCTTGTCTATTAGGTGAAGTACCTTATTATGCTAAAATTGCTTATGAAAATAAAAATTATGAGAACAAATTAAAAAATGTAATTTCAAAATATCTAGATATATTTGGTAATGAAAGATTTTTTCTCGAATTAATGGACCATGGTATTGAAGACCAAATAAAAATAGGAAAAAAGTTTTTGGAAATTTCTGAAATATATGGTCTAAATATGGTTATAACAAATGATAATCATTTTATTTCCAAAGAAGAATCTTCTTTTCATGATTTAATGCTTGCTGTACAAACTCAAGATAATATAAATAACAAAGATAGATTTAAATTTGAATCTGATCAGATGTATTTTAAATCTTATGAAGAGATGAAAAACATATTTAATTTCTTACCAGATAATGTTAAAAATGAAGCATTTAAAAATACTATAAAAATCTTTGAAATGGTTAATTTGGAACTTGAATTTGGCAAATATTTTCTTCCAGATTTCAAAGTTCCGGAAAATTTATCACAAAAAGAGTATTTAAGAAAAATTGCTGAAGATGGGCTCAAAAAAAAATATAAAGAGATAACTGATGAAATAAGAAATAGATTTGAATACGAATTTTCTGTTATTGAAAAGATGGGATTTATTGGCTATTTTTTAATAGTTTGGGATATTATCAAATGGTCAAAAGATCATGGTATTCTTGTTGGACCAGGTAGAGGATCTGCTGGAGGATCAATATTAGCCTATGCTTTAGATATTACTGATATAGATCCAATAAAATACAATCTCTTATTTGAAAGATTCTTAAATCCAGATAGAATTTCTATGCCAGATATTGATATTGATATTCAAGATACTAAAAGAGACAAAGTTATTCAACATCTTAAAGATTTATATGGAGAAAATCATGTTTGCAATATAAACGCATTAAATAAACTTAAAGCTAAAAATGCTATAAGAGATGCAGCGAGAGCTCTTGGGTATTCTGCAGAAGAATCACTATATATTACAAAATTGATGGGTGATGATGATTTATCTACAGAATATGAATTAAATGAACAATTTAGAAATTATATTGATAAAGATGAAAAAAATAAAAATCTATTTGAAAATGCTAAGTTTTTAGAAAATCAATATAGGCAAACATCACTTCATGCAGCTGGCGTAGTAATAACTCCAGATGAAATTACTGAATTAATACCAGTATATGTTTCATCCCAAGAACAAAAAATAATCGCAAGTCAATATGATAAAGATGATCTTGAAAAACTTGGTTTTCTAAAAATGGATATATTAGGGCTGGGGAATCTAACTATTATAGAAGAAACAATTAAAAATATAAAAATAAACAAAAATAAAAATATTGTTTTATCTGAAATAAATTTAAATGATGAAAAAACATTTAATTTATTAAAAGAAGGAAATACAATCGGTGTTTTCCAGTTTGAATCAACAGGAATGATTAAACTACTTAAAAAGCTGAAACCAGATTCAATTGAAGATATAAGTGTTGCTTTAGCTTTATATAGACCTGGTCCTATAAAATCAGGTTATCTTGATATGTATATAGAAAGAAAACATGATAAAAGTAAAATTGAATATCCATTTGAATCATTAAAAAGTGTTCTTCAAGAAACATACGGAATTCTTGTTTATCAAGAACAAATAATGAAAACTGCTATGATTCTTTCAGGCTTCACTGGAGGGCAAGCAGATATTCTTAGAAAGGCTATTGGTAAAAAACAGGGAACTTTAATAGAAAAATTAAAAAAAGATTTTATTGAAGGTGCTGTAAAAAATGGGTATTTAAGAGATAAAGTTGAAAAATTGTATAATGATATAGAAAATTTTGCAAGTTACTGTTTCAACAAATCACATTCAGTTGCGTATGCTCATATAAGCTATATTACAGCTTACCTAAAAGCAAACTACCCATTAGAATATATGACAGCAATACTTAATTATAACCTTGGAATTAAAATCGAAGATTTTAAAATTTATTTAGAAGATACAAAATTGCAAAATATTAAGATCCTAGAACCAGATATAAATAAATCTGATATAATTTTCAAAATAGAAGGTAAAAACATTAGATACGGACTATCTGCAATAAAAGGTGTGGGAGAGGCTGTAGCACAATATATAATAGAAGAAAGAGAAAAAAATGGTTTATACAAAAATTTTATTGATTTTATAAAAAGAGTCAATAAATCGAAAGTAAATAAAAAAGTACTTGAAACGCTTATTTCAATTGGTTCCTTTGATTTTTGTAACATAAGGAGAGAAATTTTACTTGAAATTCTTCCAGAAATTCTTGAATATTTTGAAAAAAATGAATCAGAAAAAAATGATCTCTTTACCAGCATTGACATAAATAAAGATGAAATATTTTTTAAGAATTTAGTTAATAGTTATAAAAATAAAGTAAAATTATGGGACCAACAAAAGTTTTTTGAAATACAACTTGAATATTTAGGTGACTTCATTACAATTTCACCTTTTGACAATTATTTGAGAGAAATCTTTTATTATAATTCATATGAAATTGATGAATTAATATATGATGAAAATTATAACAATAAAAAAATTCAAATGATAGGCTATATAGAAAAAATCCAGAGAAAAAAAAATAAAGATAATAAAGAATTTTTTATAGTTTTTGTTAATTTTTATTTTTTTAAAACAAATATTTTTGTATTCCAAAATGGAGATAATAGCACTTACAACAAAATTAAAGAATTAGAAAAAGAAAATGATTATTCATTATGGAACTTTGAAATTAATATAAAAAGAATTCCAGAAAGAAAAGAAGCTATGCTTATTTTATCAAACATTCATGATAAAGATTCAATTATAAAAGCCCCATTAAAAAAAATAAAAATATTAATTGATAAAAATTTTGAAGAAATGGATATTAAAAAAATCAAAACTATTATAAAAGAAAACCCAGGAAAAACAGAAGTTTATTTAAAAGTAGAAAACGAAATTGGAATATTAAAATTGAATAATAGCTTTGATGATTCAAAAATAAGTTTATTTGAAAACATTAAATCAATCAAAGAACTCATTAAAAGTTAG
- a CDS encoding FAD-dependent oxidoreductase produces the protein MKDVYDIAIIGAGVVGANIARKLSSYDLSICVLEKEADVSFGVSKANSGIIHAGFHHSPKYLKAKLEIEGNLMFDRLQKELHFPFRRCGILVVAFTEEEMKSCYQLYDQGIENGVIGLELCNRNRILQLEPKLGTEVIGGLYAPTGGIIEPYRFVFSLIESAKKNGVEIYTDFYVSKANFSNNIYSIFSKDGKVIKAKFVINAAGLFADEISNIFSGEDFKIKARKGEYFLIDKSANYIPSKVIFPVPTSVSKGILVIPTVEGTCLLGPTAEDVDDKEDVSTNRENLTKILYLTKKIISQISEKDIITSFAGNRPALDSNDFFIKWSQKAPNFLQVAGIQSPGLTASPAIANYVKDLLKEKDIKLTEKKDWDPFIDDFPKVRFLKDFEVDMLYKNDPTFANIVCRCEQVSEAEIREAIRKGHITLDGIKFYTRAGMGRCQGGFCSYKILKIISEETKMDLTQITKRGGDSRLIFKKL, from the coding sequence ATGAAAGATGTATATGATATTGCTATTATTGGTGCTGGAGTTGTTGGAGCAAATATAGCAAGAAAATTATCATCCTATGATTTAAGTATTTGTGTTCTTGAAAAAGAGGCTGATGTTTCTTTTGGTGTATCGAAAGCTAATTCTGGAATTATTCATGCAGGGTTTCACCATTCTCCAAAATATTTAAAAGCTAAATTAGAAATAGAAGGAAATCTAATGTTTGATAGACTTCAAAAGGAATTACATTTCCCTTTTAGAAGATGTGGTATCCTAGTTGTAGCTTTTACAGAGGAAGAAATGAAATCTTGTTATCAATTATATGATCAGGGAATAGAAAATGGAGTTATAGGATTGGAACTTTGTAATAGAAATAGAATACTACAACTTGAGCCTAAATTAGGAACAGAAGTTATTGGTGGCTTATATGCACCAACTGGTGGAATAATAGAACCTTATAGATTTGTTTTTTCATTAATTGAATCAGCAAAGAAAAATGGAGTTGAAATTTATACTGATTTTTATGTTTCTAAAGCGAATTTTTCAAATAATATATATTCAATTTTTTCTAAAGATGGTAAAGTTATTAAAGCAAAATTTGTAATTAATGCTGCAGGTTTATTTGCTGATGAGATTTCAAATATTTTTAGTGGTGAAGATTTTAAGATTAAAGCAAGAAAAGGGGAATATTTTTTAATAGACAAGAGTGCTAATTATATCCCATCAAAAGTTATATTTCCAGTTCCTACTTCTGTATCAAAAGGAATACTTGTTATACCTACTGTTGAGGGAACTTGTCTTTTAGGTCCTACAGCAGAAGATGTAGATGATAAAGAAGATGTTTCAACTAATAGAGAAAATTTAACAAAAATTCTTTATTTAACCAAAAAAATTATTTCACAAATTTCTGAAAAAGATATAATTACATCTTTTGCAGGAAATAGACCTGCTTTAGACTCAAATGATTTTTTTATTAAATGGTCACAAAAAGCACCAAATTTTTTGCAGGTTGCTGGAATTCAATCACCTGGTTTAACAGCTTCACCTGCTATAGCAAATTATGTTAAAGATTTACTGAAAGAAAAGGATATTAAACTCACTGAAAAAAAAGATTGGGATCCTTTTATTGATGATTTTCCTAAAGTTAGATTCTTAAAAGATTTTGAGGTTGATATGCTTTATAAAAATGATCCTACTTTTGCAAATATAGTTTGTAGATGTGAGCAAGTTTCTGAAGCTGAAATTAGGGAAGCAATTAGAAAAGGGCATATTACATTGGATGGAATAAAATTTTATACAAGGGCTGGCATGGGAAGATGTCAGGGAGGTTTTTGTTCTTATAAAATATTAAAGATTATTAGTGAAGAAACAAAAATGGATCTAACTCAAATAACAAAAAGAGGAGGAGATTCAAGACTTATATTCAAAAAACTTTAA
- a CDS encoding pyridoxal phosphate-dependent aminotransferase family protein translates to MDIFEKCYAYNDPDIAKQLNIYPYFRAHHSKNDTVVIIDGKEVLMLGSNSYLGLTSHPEVKEASIKAIEEHGTGCAGSRFLNGTLDIHEELEKKLAAFVGKEDCIIYSTGFFANQGCISALAGRRDYIILDKLDHASIIEGARLGFAKVLKFKHNDMDDLARILKSIKDEPKMVVVDGVYSMDGDIVPLPQLVEICQEYNARIMVDDAHSIGVLGPQGRGTAAHFGLTDKVDIIMGTFSKSLASQGGFIAGDRKVIDYIRHTSRPFIFSASLAPALVAAASKALDIMIREPERIKNLWDITNYAREGFLKRGFDIGNSITPIIPIKVGDRDLTLKFWRYLADNNLFVNPVLPPAVQPNQCIIRTSYIATHTKEQIDYALDVFEKGAKLLGIIN, encoded by the coding sequence ATGGACATTTTTGAAAAATGCTATGCTTATAATGATCCAGATATTGCAAAGCAACTTAATATATATCCTTATTTTAGAGCACATCATTCAAAAAATGATACAGTTGTTATAATTGATGGTAAAGAAGTTTTAATGCTTGGATCAAATTCTTATCTTGGTTTAACATCGCATCCAGAGGTTAAAGAAGCATCTATTAAAGCTATAGAAGAACATGGAACTGGATGTGCAGGTTCAAGGTTTTTAAATGGAACTCTTGATATACATGAAGAATTAGAAAAAAAACTTGCTGCATTTGTTGGTAAAGAAGATTGCATAATTTATTCTACAGGTTTTTTTGCAAATCAAGGTTGTATTTCAGCTTTAGCCGGTAGAAGAGATTATATAATTCTTGATAAGCTTGATCATGCCTCAATAATTGAAGGAGCAAGACTAGGGTTTGCTAAGGTATTGAAATTCAAACACAATGATATGGATGATCTTGCAAGAATTCTTAAATCAATTAAAGATGAACCAAAGATGGTTGTAGTTGATGGAGTTTATTCAATGGATGGAGACATTGTACCACTTCCACAGTTGGTTGAAATTTGTCAAGAATATAATGCTAGAATTATGGTGGATGATGCTCATTCCATTGGTGTTTTGGGACCTCAAGGAAGAGGGACTGCTGCTCATTTTGGTTTAACTGATAAAGTTGACATAATTATGGGTACATTTTCAAAATCTCTTGCTTCTCAAGGTGGTTTCATTGCTGGTGATAGAAAAGTTATTGATTATATAAGGCATACTTCAAGACCTTTTATATTTTCTGCTTCACTTGCACCAGCACTTGTTGCAGCTGCATCAAAAGCTCTTGATATAATGATAAGAGAACCTGAAAGAATTAAAAATTTATGGGATATTACAAATTATGCTAGAGAAGGTTTTTTGAAAAGAGGATTTGATATTGGAAACTCTATTACTCCAATAATACCGATTAAAGTTGGAGATAGAGATTTAACCTTAAAGTTTTGGCGATATCTTGCAGACAATAACCTGTTTGTAAATCCTGTTTTACCTCCAGCTGTTCAACCAAATCAATGTATCATTAGGACATCTTATATAGCAACTCATACAAAAGAGCAGATAGATTATGCTTTGGATGTTTTTGAAAAAGGAGCAAAACTTCTTGGAATAATAAATTAA
- the rpiB gene encoding ribose 5-phosphate isomerase B: MMIFIGSDHAGFKLKEDIKNFLLSKNLKFADLGVYSENRVDYPDIAEKVAREVLKGKDNIGILICGTGIGICIAANKIKGIRAALLYNEQVAELAKKHNDANIICFGGRTMDINIVAKMIDAFLNSNFEGDRHKTRIEKINKLENL, from the coding sequence ATTATGATTTTTATAGGCTCTGATCATGCTGGGTTTAAGTTAAAGGAAGATATAAAAAATTTTCTTTTATCTAAAAATTTGAAATTTGCTGATCTAGGTGTATATTCTGAAAATAGAGTTGATTATCCAGACATAGCTGAGAAAGTAGCGAGAGAGGTTTTAAAAGGTAAAGATAACATTGGGATTTTAATATGTGGAACAGGAATAGGGATATGTATTGCTGCAAATAAAATTAAAGGCATAAGAGCTGCTTTATTGTATAATGAGCAGGTGGCTGAACTTGCAAAAAAACATAATGATGCAAATATTATATGCTTCGGTGGTAGAACTATGGATATAAATATTGTTGCAAAAATGATTGATGCATTTTTAAATTCGAACTTTGAAGGTGATAGACATAAAACAAGAATTGAAAAAATAAATAAACTTGAAAATTTATAG
- a CDS encoding NCS2 family permease: MVKIFGLKEKGTNLKTEILAGITTFMTMAYILAVNPSILSNAGMNSGSVFTATCISSAIATLFMALYAKLPVALAPGMGLNAFFAFTVVIGMGYSWQLALTAVFLEGIFFILLSLINFRESIIKSIPIEIKKAAACGIGLFIAYIGLKNSGIVTFILPKDGNVFNIVQTIGDISNGPALLTIIGLVITIILITIKIKGALLLGIIITTLIGIPLKLTVINSDFKFFSIPAPPLFFNFEFNKIFTLDFFVVFFTFLFVDVFDTVGTLSGLASEAGLMDKNGNIYNVKKALLSDAIGTTVGAIFGTSTVTSYIESAAGIAEGGKTGLTSLTVAILFFISLFLSPLFLIIPPSATAPALIIVGFFMISSIKEINFNDYEVGIPAFLTLLMMPLTYSIAEGLIFGIISYVLIKLIKGKYKEISPVTLIISIVFLLKHLL; the protein is encoded by the coding sequence ATGGTAAAAATATTTGGTTTAAAAGAAAAAGGTACAAATTTAAAGACAGAGATTCTTGCAGGAATTACTACTTTTATGACTATGGCTTATATATTAGCTGTTAACCCATCAATATTATCTAATGCAGGGATGAATTCAGGTTCAGTATTTACAGCAACTTGTATATCATCAGCAATAGCAACTTTATTTATGGCTTTGTATGCTAAGTTACCAGTTGCTTTAGCACCTGGAATGGGGCTTAATGCATTTTTTGCATTTACAGTTGTTATTGGAATGGGATATTCATGGCAGTTAGCTTTAACTGCAGTATTTCTCGAAGGAATTTTTTTTATTTTATTATCTTTGATTAATTTTAGAGAATCTATTATAAAATCAATTCCTATTGAAATAAAAAAAGCAGCGGCATGTGGTATAGGATTGTTTATTGCATATATTGGGTTAAAGAATTCAGGAATAGTTACTTTTATTTTGCCAAAAGATGGTAATGTTTTTAATATTGTACAAACTATTGGGGATATTTCAAATGGCCCTGCTTTACTAACGATTATAGGTTTGGTCATAACTATTATTTTAATAACGATAAAAATTAAAGGAGCATTACTATTGGGTATAATTATTACAACTTTAATTGGTATACCATTGAAACTTACTGTAATTAATTCAGATTTTAAATTCTTCTCTATTCCAGCCCCTCCATTATTTTTTAATTTTGAATTTAATAAAATTTTTACTTTAGATTTTTTTGTAGTATTTTTTACTTTTTTATTTGTTGATGTTTTTGATACCGTTGGGACACTTTCTGGATTAGCTTCAGAAGCTGGATTAATGGATAAAAATGGAAATATATATAATGTAAAGAAAGCATTACTTTCAGATGCTATTGGAACAACTGTTGGTGCTATTTTTGGTACTTCCACTGTAACTTCATATATTGAAAGTGCTGCAGGAATTGCAGAAGGAGGTAAAACTGGTTTAACTTCATTAACTGTAGCAATCTTATTTTTTATTTCATTATTTTTATCTCCTTTATTTTTGATAATTCCACCATCTGCAACTGCTCCTGCACTTATCATAGTTGGTTTTTTTATGATAAGCTCAATTAAAGAGATAAATTTTAATGATTATGAGGTTGGTATACCTGCTTTTTTAACTTTGTTAATGATGCCTTTGACTTATAGTATTGCTGAGGGATTAATTTTTGGAATTATTTCATATGTGTTAATAAAATTAATTAAAGGGAAATACAAAGAGATATCACCAGTTACATTAATAATAAGTATAGTATTTTTATTAAAACATCTTTTATAA
- the dnaA gene encoding chromosomal replication initiator protein DnaA, translating to MSEMVKDKIFSDLINYMISKNIIDEFSYNVWFNNIEFEKNGEEFILYFPSIISKDKFEKEFFICFYENLKEIINKDPKIKLQVKEKKVSSDLKEKININLKENNLGKNLDEKVKNLINEIGVKEDNNKKNDRESILNYNQAFHLNPKYTFDNFVIGNNNKFCAAAALRVAKFPGQNFNPLFIYGSVGLGKTHILQAIAHYIIEHFPDLKVVYIPVDQFVNEFIYSLQNKQMEFFRLKYRKADILLLDDIQFLEKKDASMEEFFHTFNILHQAGKQMVFTCDRPPKDLQDFEERVRNRMEWGLTVKIVSPDFETRVAILNKKASIEGRKFSNELIHYIAKNVKSSIRDLESALIKIIAYCDIFAVDTSEINPEKASEILKDQLKYVDDKKVIVIDDIIRKVAESFKVSTVDIKSKKRNQSIALARNVAMYLARELTNYSTTEIGLSFGGKDHSTILHAYSKIDSLIKEDSVLRITVETIKKELLS from the coding sequence ATGTCAGAGATGGTAAAGGATAAAATTTTTTCAGATTTGATTAATTATATGATTTCAAAGAACATAATCGATGAGTTTTCTTATAATGTTTGGTTTAATAATATAGAATTTGAAAAAAATGGTGAGGAATTTATTTTATATTTTCCTTCCATTATTTCGAAGGATAAATTTGAAAAAGAATTCTTTATTTGTTTTTATGAAAATTTGAAGGAGATAATTAATAAAGATCCAAAAATTAAATTACAAGTAAAAGAAAAAAAAGTTAGCTCTGATTTAAAAGAAAAAATTAATATCAATTTAAAAGAAAATAATTTAGGTAAAAATTTAGATGAAAAAGTGAAAAATTTAATTAATGAGATTGGAGTAAAGGAAGATAATAATAAAAAGAATGATAGAGAATCTATATTAAATTATAATCAAGCATTTCACTTAAATCCAAAATATACCTTTGATAATTTTGTTATTGGAAATAATAATAAATTTTGTGCTGCAGCTGCATTAAGAGTTGCAAAATTTCCAGGTCAGAATTTTAATCCTTTATTTATTTATGGTTCTGTTGGTTTGGGGAAAACCCATATATTACAAGCAATTGCACATTATATTATAGAACATTTTCCTGATTTGAAAGTGGTTTATATACCTGTAGATCAATTTGTTAATGAATTTATCTATTCTTTACAAAATAAGCAGATGGAATTTTTTAGATTGAAATATAGAAAAGCTGATATTTTACTACTAGATGATATTCAATTTTTAGAAAAGAAAGATGCTTCTATGGAAGAATTTTTTCATACTTTCAATATTCTTCATCAAGCTGGAAAACAGATGGTATTTACATGTGATAGACCACCTAAAGATTTGCAAGATTTTGAAGAAAGGGTCAGAAATAGAATGGAATGGGGGTTAACTGTAAAAATTGTATCACCAGATTTTGAAACAAGAGTAGCTATTCTTAACAAAAAAGCATCAATTGAAGGAAGAAAATTTTCAAATGAACTGATACACTATATTGCTAAAAATGTTAAAAGTTCTATAAGGGATTTAGAATCTGCACTTATAAAAATAATTGCATACTGTGATATTTTTGCAGTTGATACATCAGAAATAAACCCAGAAAAAGCTTCTGAAATATTAAAAGATCAACTCAAATATGTTGATGATAAAAAAGTTATAGTTATAGATGATATTATAAGAAAAGTTGCAGAATCATTCAAAGTTTCGACTGTTGATATTAAATCTAAAAAAAGAAATCAATCTATTGCTTTAGCAAGGAATGTAGCAATGTATTTAGCGAGAGAACTTACAAATTACTCTACTACTGAAATTGGCCTTTCTTTTGGAGGAAAAGATCACTCAACTATTTTACATGCTTATTCTAAAATAGATTCACTTATAAAAGAGGATAGTGTTTTAAGGATAACTGTGGAGACTATAAAAAAAGAGCTATTAAGTTGA